The DNA segment tgtaactttttttttgaaaggaagttataaaattttaattctttcgtAACTAATTCTATCATTatggaattgattttaaaaattaaaaatactattaaacCAAATAGTTCTCTTACAATTTCCTAAAAAATAATCTCTAAGAATTGATTATTTGCCTCACTTATAGATCAAAACAAATAgatactaaaattaatattaacaatGGTTAGTTCAAGTGACTTgaaactttaatattttaagcTTGTGATAAGGAATTTAAATTCTGATTGGTATGTATGGAGAAATcattaaatcacaaatttaatttttgattggTAAGTATGGAGAAATCATTATTGAgaggttttttaaatttatttaagcattttgggtcttattaaatgatttagcaattatatgttttaaaatatcattgggCAAGGGAGTTACATAAAAATAGAAAGCAaccaaaatattcttttaaaataaataaaatgagttggtgaaTTGACCAGTAGGTTAAATGGTCAATATACATTAATGAGTGTCATTCTCCTAAAagagtttaaaattttagtatCGACTGAAATATTCCTTTGCAATCCTaagcaaggaagaaaaaaaattggttttataTTGTCATGTTTGTGGATTCCCACATTCCCACCTACCTGttagttgtttttcttttttaactttttcctgcttttttcttttaggttttttaaatttatttaagcatttcgggtcttatttaatgatttagCAATTATATGTTTGAAAAATATCATTGGGCAGGGAGTTAGTTAAAAATAGAAAGCAacgaaaatattcttttaaaataaataaaacgagTTGGTGAATTGACCAGTAGGTTAAATGGTCAATATACATTAGagatcaaattataatttaaataatttcaataaattatacTTCTTTCTCGTGAGGGATACGATTATTATGTTATCTGACTTGTCTCTCCCATTTATTTGCGTTAAGGCGTATATCTCTTTCTCTagacaaacacaaacaattaCTACAATctactctttaaaaaaaaaaattaaaaataattgtgtgGCTATAATGTCTCTTAACCTCctttatctctctcttttttatttaaaaaatatacaatactACAATCTACTCCTGTATATAGTTTCATAAACTAAAGGAATAGAACTAAAGTAACGTGGTTGATAACATCCCAAATCatataatgaaagaaaatattatgaTATTGTACACGAGGCTATGTGCTATCTTTTTTGACAAACCATACATGAAACATATTATTAAAGTTATAATACCTACCTTCAAGTTGTATTTTGGTGTTAACTTGGTTCTGTAATGTTTGACTATGTTTTGGTCCGTGTATTTCATTTGGGGCAGGCCTGGCACTTCTTGTTCTGAacgtaataaaatatttttcttttacaaaaaaaaaaaaaaaaaaacaaaaacccatcAAGTTTCTCAAAGTTGTCTATACTTTTTAACATCGCATGATAAAATGAAATACTTACTAGTTACTAGCTCTTCATTTGCATGCTAGGAAGGTACAACATTTcctgagtgtttttttttttttttatctagaaATTCATTAACACGTGTTTTACAGCATCAATGATACGTTAAAAGCCAAGAACTTTCTTCAACTGAAACCAATTTAAAACCTAGAAAGAatataaaaccaaaaagatTCAAATGTAAGGTGACTGGGAGCAGAAGGCACACATTTTTCCAATGTGCTCTCCCTTTGCCCCTACATATGTTATAACAATTATATTGCGTGAACTGATCCTCTTTGATGATCTGTCCAAGGATCGATACCTTGATCTGGCACGTTCTTGATCTTGAGCCTCTTTCTCCACAATTTGATGTCATGAAGACCTCATATAATACGCAAAAGAATGAAGATCAGTGGATGAATTGATTGCTATAGTCACTCCATGGGATGAATATACAGTAGTTTGTTACTTCTACTTTCGATGGACATGCAATATTGGCTAGTGATCTTAAATATTGAATTTAACTAATGAACAATCCTGAAAACTAACTTTTGAGATTTAGTTAAATTTGAATCTAAATTTTAAGATGGCATTAAGACCTATTTTAATGATTGTTTTATTGACTATTTGTTATTGGACTATTATTGAATGATTTCACTATGTGAAGGAAGTGTGTTAGAAATCCTATATTAAGTAGCAATAGGACCTAAATAGTGTGTTTGATATCCTACATTATCTAATGATATCACCTATATAAGGGATAACCCATCTCGCATGAGCAAATTTTTAAGCTAGACTTAAACCAAATTACAAGAACTTTTATGAGCTTATCACTTTTAACACCTCAACCACAATTGATTGATGTGAAAATGTTCAATCATAAATTCTTGGCAAACAACAAATTCAGACAAATTACTCAAGCACAATTGTTGATTCAGATTCAATTGATGTGAAAATGTTCAATCATAAATTCCCTAATAGTGTATTTGGATAGAACAATTCAACAaagaattcattttttcaaggaatttaaaaggattcatgataaaataacttatttagatagaatatttgaaatgatatttaatttttggtatttttatgaattattttgatcgactaaaataataagatttcaaattttctcaaaaaataaagaatttgaaattcttttttcggaGACGGTCACTCTAACGATGTTTTTTTACTGACGTTGGCCGaggttttgaaattttgaaaaaacagCAACAAAGTAAGTGTCAATTTGAAGAAGCAGAAACAAATCCAACAGTGTAATTTGTCTCCTCTTAAGTAACCATGGCAAGCCACTCATGTCTCTACCAACAaatttcataatattcttgGCATAGTTTGCTTTCTGGAATGTATTGTGTGATAGACTCTTCCATGGTATATGCAAATCACCTCTAACCACAGCCTATTAGAAATATGTGATGTCTATTACTTCAAGGAATGCACACAACAGGAGAAATTGTCAATTTACCAAGTGCCAAAACATCCTGAGTAGAGCATAGATACAATTTCATAAGAAATCAtattaattgattgataaatgcaaaaaatataCACTGTGctcttatttatattaaatatttaacaccAGCCACAAGTGACTCACCATACATATGTATCtacattgaagaagaaaaaaaaaagcataaaaatgtATCTACATCGAAAAATAACATTGATCAGTTGATGTAACCAGGAGGGAGTTGtcattttctgaaaaagaagagagaatacTCTACAACATCAATGAGATCCGCAATGTCGTGCAATGAGCGTTCATCAGAACCCACCCAGAACATTGCACGCAGCTCCGCCTTCTTCGCCAGCCTCGCCGAGAAGCCCAGCCGCAACTCCGGCGAGTTCAGTCCCTGCAGTATTTGTCGGTACAGCGATAGCACCCGGGCCCTGTTGCGACCCAAATCCTCCGCCGTGGCCCATATCCGGCCCATCCCTAATTCGGCCTTGCAACAATACCGAATTTACACGGAAATATAATGtgaattaaatgattaaaagagaaacaaatgaaaaaaaatcatccatTCTATCtcctattaacaaaaaaaaactaataattaaccaTTATTATTGATCGATAAAAAAAGCATCGAAGTAACACattaacatatttttctttggcagaaaaaactaacaaattaaccaTTACAactcacattaaaaaaatgttcgtTTGTGATTTTGTGTCgtaaaattattcaattatttaaattaaataagtaaattaCAGAGAGAGATTGAGTGGTATGGGAAAGGTGAGTCAGAAAGAACGTAGCGATAGAAATTGGATCATATCAAACATGTAATGCTTGATGATCACCGTTTCTCTTTGTTAAAGCTTTCATCATGTTCACCTTTCACAACCACACCAAAGTGGAACAAATGAAAGAGtgttagttgttgttgttgttgatcgAGATACTTACTTACCTGAATTGATGAAGTTGCGATGAGAGTGAGGAATGTGTCAATGACGGCTTTTAAAGCGTTTTCAATAAGCCAAACAAACCCTAGCTCCCAGGTTGGATCAAAGCTTTCGGGTTTAAGCCCAATTTTGTCTTTTGGGCTTTTAGCCCAGTTTAActtcctttctattttttttaatgaaacttTCTACCCAGTGAACACTggatataaaaaacattaaattatctttctattctctaatttatttttcagaatTGATTTGGTTTTGGAGTTATTTTTTGGGGTttaatttagtttctaatttttaaaattggttcaatttaattttggttttaattggATTGACAGTATTAAGAAATGTGCACCTAGTTGTGATTTTAAATCGTTATAGAGTGCGATAATATTAGTATGACACATTCATCTTTCCACCTcgttagtttaatttttacgggaagatcaaattgaaccaattttaaaagttaaagaacctaattgaacatgaaaaaactataagttgaaatctaacataaaaaaaataaagtacaaaatactaatttaacatataaaaatggcataattatatatctaatcccttaaatatattttaagcttTAATTTGATcccttaattattaaaatttttaaaatgcaacAATTATGTCTTTCCGTTAATTTTGTAATGTTGACTAACGGTCaacctctttttcttctttctctaacCCTTTATGATAGATTTAGAATATGAAATAACTTCCAGATTTATAAGTAATATATAAAGTAAGAATTTAAATGATTTAGTAGGATGTAAGActaaagcttgaagaggaaaaattattttgaaatatttttcattctaaAGTAAAACTTGGTATTTTGGTTGATGAGATGGCAATCtttattcagttttttttttttcattttctttcttcttcttcccctcTGGTCTTCGCTCTTTGAATGTGCTTCTCTTTTTTAGATCTGatcttgtttctatttttttatatctgcaCATGTTCTTGGAACATGCTTCTTCCACGCAAGATCTACAAGGTCGACCTTGCAAACATTCTTCGCACTAACTTCTCCATATCGACACCGCCATTGACGTCATTGTTCAAAGAATTTTCAGCGTTTGTAATTATGCTAGGCTTGAAAGTCGAAATTGACTTTGAAACCAAATTGTAAACTTACACACTTAAAGGCTATTTGAAGAGTCCTTGTCATTCTTCGGTGCCGGAAACTTAACGCTCTTGAGCAAGAGAGAAAGATGAGCTAGAGCGAGaatcaatgaaagaaaatgaGTGGTACCAAACAACTATTACTactaaaaaaaccattttctaCGACGACAGAACAAAGATGGTTTCCCAAGAACTGTCTTAAATCTGATTGCAGTGGCATTTTTATAATATGGACGACTTCAACGATGACGATTTTACAAAAATCGTCTTGGAAACATACATTCAAGGATGATTTTTTGTAAAACTGTCATGATTTCATTTCTGTTCCAGCGCACAAATTGAGAAGTCACATCTCACTCATGACTCACAACAATGTCTAGAGATCAGTGAGAGAGCCCTAAACTAAAATCCTTGGTTTGAGCTAAGACGAATCAAACCCAAATGCGAGCACTCAATTGTTGGTGTGAGAAGGAGGGCTGTGCAAACGACCACAAGTTTGTGTCTTTCTACTGCTATGCGACTTCTATGATTATTAGATTAAGAATTGTTTGTGTGTATGTTAAACAGtgttaagtgtttttttttcttgtgcttaATTCAGAAATTGTTGATTCCATTTAAGATGCGGGGATACCAAGGTGTTTAGAACCTGAAAAATAAGGTACTAGGTTCATTTAGCCATGGACAGATACCAAGCCCaacccttttttttaattgttctttgttttattttttttaaaaaacttcttCTATTGACATTAACTTGTTACAGGCAGTGGCAAAACATATCTATGGGACACTGAGAAACTCAAGTGTTGTCGTATCCAACTTGGTTGGACCTATAGAACCTATGGTTTTGGCAAATCATCCtgtgaaaggcttgtatttcaCAATGACGGGTGGACCCGAGGTAATCATCATTTTAATTGAATTCTTAACTGTCTTCATGGCTACAGCCCTGCTTATTGTGGATGATAAAAGCCTAACGAAATTAACAcacattttgataattttaaaataaaggatgcaatttaagagaaaaaaaatgaagtcataattgttaaaaattcacaatacttagatatgtttttgttcaatGTAAAttcgtatttttttaaattttagtctgtctgtaaagtttttatttattttagtctctataaatttatacttttttttaaattttattagtccatgtaagttttattattaatttttagtctatctaaaattgcatttttttcaactttattctcttttaaatttcaagtttttttatttgaaaaattataaattttcaaggtctaaaaattaaaaaaaaattacaaagacaaaaattaaaaaaacataaacttataataaccaaaaatatatttaagccaattaataattaaaataatgattatatgtttgtgtgaaattgttaaaaatatatgtttttaatcaacCACAATTATACGCAATTATACTCAGTAAAAGAAATCAACAATAATTATTATGCAGTCCATAACtaagtacattttttttatcgtgttaatttctaaaagaaattcattttaaaaattatttttaaaaattattttattttaaaaaatatcatcattatTTTCCAATTTCAATCTACCTTTGAGATAtgtaaataatttgaatatgGTAAATAATTAGTTTACCCTTGagaataatgttatttatacCATATTGTTCACTAATTTTTCCacattcacttttttctttatctctctaagaaataatttatcttaTCACTGATGAGTTTATGAAGGTGGCTGAAATGCCCAATTGTTTAGGAAACTCAATAAAATAAGTTGACATATATAATGAAGGTAGATGGAATAGAGTTTATGAAGGTGGGTGAACTGCCCTATTGTTTAGGAAACTCAATTTTTAATGCATAATTAAGAACATGCTAGTTGACTTTATCTCTTGTATTTACCAACTATTATCAGGAGAAATACAATTAGTTAAACGTGTTAATACCATAACATGTTATCCTTTATGGTTGCAGAGTATAAATATTGCGGCTATAAGCTACACAAGAACGTTAAGAATTaccttgaaaacaaagaaaggatTTATTGATGAGAAGTTCAAATTCTGCGCGGTGAAAGCCTTTGAGGTTATATCCAAAGCAGCAATGGCGATACCCAACAAAAGCAAATGTTAAATTATCTAAagaataaatgagataagggtcGTCTAATCAAGGGAGGCTATGCTGTATAGTATATGCTTGGGAGTATGAATATGCGTTAATTTGTTACTTCTTAGTCAGTTTGaattaatgtttaatttcatCAATAAGTAGAGATCATGGATTCTAATTTTGTTAAGTGTTAGAATGTAATTTACAAAATGGGCCAAAGTCAAGGCAATACAATAGCATACATGTCGTATGCCCATGTGTAATTTCTTTGAACAGTGATATCTTCTccctgcaaaaaataaaaataaaaatgaaggattATTGTTTTCCTTCTTTAGCATCATTTGATTGATATCTCGTATGAAAGACTTTAAATCTTTATAATAGACTGAGTTTAGTTTATTTGAACGGTGTTATCTTGTAATGGAAGTCTTTAAATCTTTATACagtaatattttagttttagctAATTGATTTTGGTTGAAGGCATGTTGATATCACAATTCTAAGAACACCCCTCCATTCTTTATAAATTAGACTCTTGTTAGATACACCTTCCTGTTTGCTAAGTACACCcctcatattttataaaattttcttgcCAATTATATCCTTTTTTTACACCCCACGCTGGTGTAAGTTCTTTAAACCCTGTTTTACACGTCTTCCTTTCATTGAAAGGataaaaagggttttctcttcaaatttgatCAAACAATTAGCTTTGACAtcactcaaaattaaaattgaaattgatatAAGTGGGATAAAATAAAGCCCACTTTACATTTGCACAAGGAAAACTAGAATGAGAGGGAATAAATGAAATTGCCACACTGATACACTTTATGGAGGAAGAGAATTGAACTT comes from the Glycine soja cultivar W05 chromosome 6, ASM419377v2, whole genome shotgun sequence genome and includes:
- the LOC114417197 gene encoding uncharacterized protein LOC114417197, which codes for MGRIWATAEDLGRNRARVLSLYRQILQGLNSPELRLGFSARLAKKAELRAMFWVGSDERSLHDIADLIDVVEYSLFFFRK